A window from uncultured Desulfobacter sp. encodes these proteins:
- a CDS encoding peptidoglycan DD-metalloendopeptidase family protein, which produces MFHFFEADFKIKPLFFACMTAFAVLLIQADLGYAQVLYKGKINAGKLNVRSAPDNEASVVVVLNKGERVDVLEMQGGVGGWLTIEYRGIKGYIRNRSRYILLKQISASPEQPSTSPEPSETTESGQAVIARQIREEDRKVQKFSQQEMQILDGLNEIDKVLNQARLTARDLRRDTVVISEEIEKTQGRIEQLNKSMQAVRDYAGKRLNALFRMQMMGRLEMAAPPSSLFDFVITQNALKKVVKSDFSLLDQQARNMQELNALEQDLNSQHKLKSDLQEQLAYEINVRKKEALKKEEILKDIRRRKGLALAAKESLEVSSRALNQTISAIAPQAAYAQVKTSFARQKGQLPYPVTGEIISNFGTERKGDYNAFTFQSGIDIKAERGTPVKNVFSGEVMFAQWLKGYGNLMIINHGNNYYTLYAHIEELYKKKGDRVDTGEIIGTAGDTGSIKGPCLHFEVRHHGKPVDPLKWLKKGA; this is translated from the coding sequence ATGTTTCATTTCTTTGAAGCAGATTTTAAAATAAAGCCGCTCTTTTTTGCCTGCATGACGGCGTTTGCCGTTCTATTGATCCAGGCAGACCTGGGCTATGCACAGGTTCTGTACAAAGGCAAAATCAATGCCGGCAAGCTCAACGTTCGCTCGGCCCCGGACAACGAGGCATCGGTGGTGGTGGTGCTCAATAAAGGCGAACGGGTTGATGTTCTGGAGATGCAGGGCGGTGTGGGCGGGTGGCTCACCATAGAATACAGAGGCATCAAGGGGTATATCAGAAACCGCAGCCGCTATATTCTTCTAAAACAGATTTCAGCGTCCCCGGAACAACCCTCGACATCCCCGGAACCGTCCGAAACAACTGAATCCGGACAAGCGGTCATTGCAAGACAGATCCGGGAAGAAGACCGGAAAGTCCAAAAATTCTCCCAGCAGGAGATGCAGATACTTGACGGGCTGAACGAAATTGATAAAGTCCTGAACCAAGCCCGGCTGACAGCCCGGGATTTAAGGCGTGACACCGTTGTCATCTCCGAGGAGATTGAAAAGACACAAGGGCGCATTGAACAACTGAACAAATCCATGCAAGCCGTCCGGGACTATGCCGGAAAGCGTCTGAATGCCCTGTTTCGCATGCAGATGATGGGCCGCCTTGAAATGGCAGCCCCCCCGTCGTCACTGTTTGATTTTGTCATCACCCAGAATGCGCTTAAAAAAGTTGTGAAATCCGATTTTTCACTGCTGGACCAGCAAGCCCGGAACATGCAGGAACTCAATGCCCTTGAACAGGACCTGAACAGTCAGCACAAGCTCAAATCGGACCTGCAGGAACAATTGGCCTATGAGATAAACGTACGCAAAAAAGAGGCCCTGAAAAAAGAAGAAATCCTTAAAGATATCAGACGCAGAAAAGGGCTGGCCCTGGCAGCAAAGGAGTCCCTTGAAGTATCGTCCCGGGCCCTGAACCAGACCATATCCGCCATCGCACCCCAGGCCGCCTACGCCCAGGTAAAAACATCCTTTGCCCGCCAGAAAGGTCAACTGCCATATCCGGTAACGGGTGAAATTATTTCAAATTTCGGTACCGAACGCAAAGGCGATTACAACGCCTTCACATTTCAAAGCGGAATTGATATAAAGGCGGAACGGGGTACGCCCGTAAAAAACGTTTTCAGCGGAGAGGTCATGTTTGCCCAGTGGCTCAAGGGCTACGGCAACTTGATGATCATCAACCATGGAAATAACTATTACACCCTTTACGCCCATATCGAAGAGCTGTACAAAAAAAAGGGCGACCGAGTAGACACAGGAGAAATCATCGGCACGGCAGGAGATACCGGCTCCATCAAAGGACCGTGCCTTCACTTTGAGGTCCGTCACCACGGCAAACCCGTCGATCCCCTCAAATGGCTGAAAAAAGGAGCATGA
- the ftsX gene encoding permease-like cell division protein FtsX, whose protein sequence is MMRFSAKALTDIRSNRFLNIITIMTIALSILLVSVFMLFFENASRVLSTWNQGGRAMVYLNESFAPAMLPNVKEQLTSLGGIEEMTFIPKAQALERLKKELGSKTRFLSTLQENPLPDAIEITMTAHSNFEQIQKAAKRIESLDIVDSVEYGQGWLGRFFKLFNLFKMTGYTMSGMFLMIALFITANTVRLAFYARQTEIEIMRLVGATDGFIKTPFYIEGLLQGFMGGVLGIIILLSGYLTLSSGISQSLGAYVYLDIHFLSWPAMAIILFSSTFLGWFGCFISLKQILK, encoded by the coding sequence ATGATGCGATTTTCGGCTAAGGCCTTGACCGATATCCGGTCCAACCGGTTTTTAAATATCATCACCATCATGACCATCGCCCTTTCCATTCTCCTGGTATCGGTTTTCATGCTCTTTTTTGAAAACGCAAGCCGGGTTCTTTCCACCTGGAATCAGGGGGGACGGGCCATGGTGTATCTGAACGAATCATTCGCTCCTGCCATGCTGCCCAATGTAAAAGAGCAGCTGACCTCCCTGGGCGGCATCGAAGAAATGACATTCATCCCCAAAGCCCAGGCCCTGGAACGGCTCAAAAAAGAGTTGGGGTCCAAAACCCGCTTTCTTTCAACCCTCCAGGAGAACCCCCTTCCCGACGCCATTGAAATCACCATGACCGCCCATTCAAATTTTGAGCAGATTCAAAAGGCCGCCAAACGCATTGAGTCCCTGGACATCGTAGACAGCGTAGAGTACGGGCAGGGATGGCTGGGCCGCTTTTTTAAACTGTTCAATCTGTTCAAAATGACAGGCTACACCATGAGCGGCATGTTTTTAATGATTGCCCTGTTCATCACAGCCAATACCGTGCGTCTGGCATTTTATGCACGGCAGACCGAAATAGAGATCATGCGCCTGGTGGGTGCCACGGACGGCTTCATCAAAACACCGTTTTACATTGAGGGGCTCCTCCAGGGATTCATGGGCGGGGTCTTGGGTATCATTATACTTTTATCCGGCTACTTGACGCTCTCTTCGGGCATTTCCCAAAGCCTGGGTGCCTACGTTTATCTGGATATTCATTTTCTCTCCTGGCCGGCCATGGCAATCATTTTATTTTCCAGCACCTTTTTAGGTTGGTTCGGATGTTTCATTTCTTTGAAGCAGATTTTAAAATAA
- a CDS encoding ATP-binding cassette domain-containing protein, which translates to MRSSSDKSNIIRLFNVTKRYGGKLALNDISLDIEAGEFIFISGPSGAGKSTLLRVLYLAERVSEGQILIDGMNLARISSTKLPFLRRRFGMVFQDFKLIPSRTVFDNVALVLKVAGEKPSYIKKKVMHVLRVTGMEKKANHLPPTLSGGEQQRVAVARAVVGEPSIILADEPTGSLDNESAQLVLDLLLGYHQNGATILMASHNIEQMNRFSKGRNIALKDGTLKGISTILC; encoded by the coding sequence ATGAGGTCGAGCAGCGACAAATCCAATATTATCAGGCTGTTTAATGTGACCAAACGCTATGGCGGCAAGCTGGCGCTAAATGACATCTCCCTTGATATTGAGGCCGGTGAATTCATTTTTATTTCCGGGCCTTCCGGGGCCGGTAAATCCACGCTGCTCAGAGTTTTATACCTGGCCGAACGGGTATCCGAAGGACAAATTCTCATTGACGGCATGAATCTGGCGCGGATTTCATCCACAAAACTGCCATTTCTGCGCCGCCGTTTCGGCATGGTGTTCCAGGATTTCAAGCTGATTCCCAGCCGCACGGTGTTTGATAATGTCGCCCTGGTGCTCAAGGTTGCCGGAGAAAAGCCGTCCTACATAAAAAAGAAGGTGATGCACGTGCTAAGGGTCACGGGCATGGAAAAAAAAGCCAATCACCTGCCGCCCACCCTGTCGGGGGGAGAACAGCAGCGGGTGGCCGTGGCCAGGGCGGTGGTGGGAGAACCCTCCATCATCCTTGCCGATGAACCCACGGGCAGCCTGGACAATGAATCCGCCCAGCTCGTGCTTGATCTGCTTTTGGGATATCATCAGAACGGCGCCACCATTCTCATGGCCAGCCATAACATTGAGCAGATGAACCGTTTCAGCAAAGGACGAAATATAGCCCTGAAAGACGGAACACTTAAAGGAATATCAACCATCCTATGCTAA
- a CDS encoding TatD family hydrolase, translating to MILFDSHCHIDDKCYDNDLAQVLDRARREGVLATMVVGIDRATSRKAIDIASRFDHVYTSVGIHPHDAVKCSAQVLNELRQMVLTHDCIKAWGETGLDFNRMFSPREDQEACFSAQLSLAGKLDLPMIFHERDSKGRFYEILKSDGPKSRKGVVHCFSGTKEEMFKYLDLGYYIGITGILTILQRGEYLRSIVSLIPRDRLLIETDAPYLTPKPQKNKHRRNEPAFVRSVMECLAQVRGEDPDQLAAAVFKNTLNLYNIPADPNWPEK from the coding sequence ATGATTCTTTTTGACTCCCATTGCCATATTGACGATAAATGCTACGATAATGATCTGGCGCAGGTTTTGGACAGGGCGCGCCGGGAAGGGGTGCTGGCAACCATGGTGGTGGGTATTGACCGGGCCACCTCCCGAAAGGCCATAGATATCGCATCCCGGTTTGATCATGTGTATACTTCAGTGGGAATTCATCCCCATGATGCGGTTAAGTGCTCGGCCCAGGTGCTCAATGAGCTTCGGCAGATGGTTCTGACCCATGACTGCATCAAGGCCTGGGGGGAAACCGGGCTCGACTTCAACCGCATGTTTTCACCCCGGGAAGACCAGGAAGCCTGTTTTTCAGCCCAGCTTTCCCTGGCCGGAAAACTGGATCTGCCGATGATCTTCCATGAACGCGATTCCAAAGGCCGGTTTTATGAGATTTTGAAATCCGACGGTCCCAAGTCCAGAAAAGGGGTGGTGCATTGTTTTTCCGGCACAAAAGAGGAGATGTTCAAATACCTTGATCTGGGGTATTACATCGGCATTACGGGAATTCTCACCATTCTCCAGCGGGGAGAGTACCTGCGCAGCATTGTTTCCTTGATTCCTCGGGATCGCCTGCTCATAGAGACTGATGCCCCCTATCTGACCCCCAAACCCCAGAAAAACAAACACCGGCGCAATGAACCTGCGTTTGTCCGGTCCGTGATGGAGTGCCTTGCCCAGGTGCGCGGGGAAGATCCGGATCAGCTTGCCGCTGCCGTATTTAAAAACACGCTGAATTTATACAATATCCCGGCCGACCCCAATTGGCCTGAAAAATAG
- a CDS encoding MoxR family ATPase, producing MTTHQDARFHGAPKYVLDPELASIVNISMTLEMPLLLKGEPGTGKTMLAHAIADTLDMQLIILNVKSSMKLVEALYQYDTLTRLNDSRFGDSTRDVSNIDEYIKMGKIGQAFCADKRTVLLIDEIDKADTDFQDDMLDVLDQMQFDIIETDRTVSARHRPVIIITSNAKKDLSDPFLGRCNFHHIAFPDPKMMRKIIRVHFPDIDSKLAENAINAFYAARNIDGIEKKPATRELINWIRALQADPDFRAQDLLKGSLPFIGVMFKKSPDYERAQNMTGRPRRI from the coding sequence ATGACAACACATCAAGACGCACGGTTCCACGGCGCCCCAAAATATGTGCTCGATCCCGAACTTGCATCCATTGTCAACATATCCATGACCCTTGAAATGCCTCTGCTTTTAAAAGGGGAACCCGGGACCGGCAAAACCATGCTGGCCCATGCCATTGCCGACACCCTGGACATGCAGCTGATCATCCTCAATGTCAAATCCAGCATGAAACTTGTGGAGGCGCTCTACCAGTACGACACCCTGACCCGCCTCAATGATTCCCGATTCGGCGACTCCACCCGGGATGTCAGCAATATTGACGAATACATAAAAATGGGAAAAATCGGCCAGGCGTTCTGCGCCGACAAGCGAACGGTGCTTCTCATTGATGAAATTGACAAGGCCGATACCGATTTTCAGGATGACATGCTCGACGTTTTGGACCAGATGCAGTTTGATATCATTGAAACCGACAGAACCGTATCCGCCAGACACAGACCGGTGATCATCATCACATCCAACGCCAAAAAAGATTTGTCCGATCCCTTTCTTGGCCGGTGCAATTTCCACCACATTGCCTTTCCAGACCCCAAAATGATGCGCAAAATTATCCGGGTTCACTTTCCGGACATTGATTCTAAACTTGCTGAAAATGCCATCAACGCATTCTATGCGGCCAGAAACATTGACGGCATAGAGAAAAAACCCGCCACCCGGGAACTGATTAACTGGATACGGGCGCTGCAGGCAGATCCTGATTTCAGAGCCCAGGATCTTCTCAAGGGCAGCCTGCCGTTCATAGGGGTCATGTTTAAAAAAAGTCCGGACTATGAACGGGCCCAAAACATGACCGGCAGGCCAAGGCGGATCTGA
- the tatA gene encoding twin-arginine translocase TatA/TatE family subunit: MIGGLGMPELIIILVIILIIFGAGKLPEIGAGLGKGIKNFKKATKEPIDDDKEKEPEKLDKD, encoded by the coding sequence ATGATTGGTGGTCTAGGAATGCCGGAGTTAATAATAATTCTGGTGATTATCCTTATTATATTCGGCGCGGGTAAGTTGCCGGAAATCGGGGCAGGGTTAGGAAAGGGCATTAAAAACTTCAAAAAAGCAACAAAAGAGCCCATTGATGACGATAAAGAAAAGGAGCCCGAAAAATTAGATAAAGATTAG
- the glnD gene encoding [protein-PII] uridylyltransferase, which translates to MDSPEAKLLIEQKQELIDQYLQGQEKNFLEKMTTRLDEYFYRVFEKSIAARKMVISGSPFAIIALGGYGRKEQCIHSDIDLLILFDKAIPPDVEAFVQELLYPLWDARFEVGYAVRSINECIKMSFERFDILTTVLDARFICGASLIYSEFMEKFRQQLAAKHLKPTLNFLYENGEKRLEDFGDSSYLVSPDLKSGFGGLRDYHTLLWYAKIKSNIKTRRDLEYYGFLSHFEYENLEEALTYIWDVRNRLHHISNRKNDTLHFEHQAEVAGLMDYADTEGSPQVEVFLGELHEKMDFLKQIYQITFEDIVSTCRLKKETVNPRPTKTDGLVVKKRRLCFANTVTIMQHPDLLLRIFLESGQSRIPLSIEARRVASEFRHLVDDELRTDPACVRVFKRILGMSLWKFNVLNVMLSTGILAQFIPEFGPLVHKIQYNQYHLFPVDKHSIRCVQILNSFKDPGDTMMGTLYNSVYKEIRNKNVLLVAGLLHDIGKADPAKEHSRRGARIAGPVIDRLGFSSVEKEDILFLIKNHLSLAKTATRRDIYDEETAVYTAHKIGKIRLLRMLFLLTVADSKATGPKAWNDWTENLIKDLFFKTMGIIKTGELASKKTQRLIDKKKKDVLALLRESWREEEVTRQLSVMSRRYLLYVPPQNIVDHINLFRNLGDREYIWQITKENESDMRTVSICGKDKPGFYSKLAGVFFQNSIDIVGSQAYFLGDSHFLDIFNVRPPQDRLFEKEKWEKAGQDLSMALEDDHYLDSVLEKIPTEVTISSGSRPEDNQVRIDNETSSFFTIIEVLTYDFPGLLFAITNTLYRNGINVNVAMVATKVDQVIDVFYVRNIEGDQKIESEEKLNQIKSAIINRLPQIQSKEVMNEKN; encoded by the coding sequence ATGGACAGCCCTGAAGCCAAACTATTAATTGAACAGAAACAAGAGCTGATAGATCAGTATCTCCAGGGGCAAGAAAAGAATTTCCTGGAAAAGATGACTACCCGTCTTGATGAATACTTTTATCGCGTGTTTGAAAAAAGTATTGCCGCCAGGAAAATGGTAATCTCGGGCAGCCCGTTTGCCATCATTGCCTTGGGTGGGTACGGAAGAAAAGAACAATGTATCCATTCCGATATTGATCTGCTCATCCTTTTTGATAAGGCTATTCCCCCGGATGTGGAGGCCTTTGTCCAGGAACTTTTGTATCCCCTGTGGGATGCCAGGTTTGAAGTCGGCTATGCCGTCCGGAGCATTAACGAATGTATCAAAATGTCATTTGAGCGTTTTGATATCCTAACCACAGTGCTTGATGCCAGGTTTATCTGTGGCGCTTCCCTAATATATTCCGAATTTATGGAAAAATTCAGGCAGCAACTGGCCGCAAAGCACCTGAAGCCCACGCTTAATTTTTTGTATGAAAATGGAGAAAAACGCCTGGAAGATTTCGGGGACTCTTCCTATCTGGTTTCCCCTGATTTAAAGTCCGGATTTGGCGGCCTTCGGGATTACCACACCCTGCTGTGGTATGCCAAAATCAAATCCAATATAAAGACCCGCCGGGATCTGGAGTATTATGGGTTTCTTTCCCATTTTGAATACGAAAATCTGGAAGAAGCGTTAACCTATATCTGGGATGTGCGCAACCGCTTGCACCATATCAGCAATCGCAAAAACGATACTCTGCACTTTGAACACCAGGCAGAGGTGGCCGGTTTGATGGATTATGCGGATACTGAGGGGTCGCCCCAGGTGGAGGTTTTCCTCGGTGAACTGCATGAAAAAATGGATTTTCTAAAGCAGATTTACCAGATTACATTTGAAGATATTGTCTCCACCTGCCGGCTTAAAAAAGAGACAGTTAATCCACGGCCTACCAAAACCGATGGCCTGGTCGTAAAAAAGCGCCGGCTTTGTTTTGCAAATACTGTGACAATTATGCAGCACCCCGACCTGCTGCTCCGCATTTTTCTTGAAAGTGGTCAATCCCGGATACCCCTGTCCATTGAAGCCAGGCGGGTGGCATCGGAGTTCCGCCACCTTGTGGATGATGAGCTGCGTACGGACCCGGCATGTGTTAGGGTTTTTAAGCGGATACTGGGTATGTCATTGTGGAAATTCAACGTGCTGAATGTCATGCTTTCCACCGGCATTCTGGCGCAGTTCATTCCTGAATTTGGGCCGTTGGTGCATAAAATTCAGTATAATCAGTATCATCTGTTTCCCGTGGATAAACATTCCATCCGCTGCGTACAGATTCTCAACAGTTTCAAGGACCCCGGCGACACCATGATGGGGACTCTGTATAACTCTGTATACAAAGAGATAAGAAATAAGAATGTTTTGCTTGTGGCAGGTCTTCTTCATGACATTGGTAAAGCCGACCCTGCCAAGGAGCACTCCCGCAGAGGAGCCAGAATAGCCGGGCCTGTTATCGACCGTCTTGGATTCAGCTCTGTGGAAAAAGAGGATATTCTCTTCCTCATTAAAAATCATCTGTCTTTAGCAAAAACCGCCACCCGACGGGATATTTACGATGAGGAAACCGCCGTTTACACCGCGCATAAGATCGGGAAAATTCGATTGCTGCGCATGTTGTTTCTGCTCACGGTGGCCGATTCCAAGGCAACCGGACCCAAGGCCTGGAACGACTGGACGGAAAATTTGATCAAAGATCTGTTCTTTAAGACCATGGGGATTATCAAAACAGGGGAACTGGCATCCAAGAAAACCCAGCGTCTTATTGATAAGAAGAAAAAAGACGTTCTGGCTCTGCTGCGCGAAAGCTGGCGGGAAGAAGAGGTCACCCGGCAGTTGTCCGTCATGTCCCGGCGCTACCTGCTTTACGTGCCGCCCCAGAACATCGTGGATCATATCAATCTGTTTAGAAACCTGGGAGACCGGGAGTATATCTGGCAGATCACCAAAGAAAATGAGTCGGATATGAGAACCGTCTCCATTTGCGGCAAGGACAAGCCTGGATTTTACTCCAAACTTGCCGGGGTATTTTTTCAGAATAGTATTGATATTGTAGGTTCCCAAGCTTATTTTCTGGGGGACAGTCATTTTCTGGATATTTTTAATGTCCGTCCCCCCCAGGACCGGCTTTTTGAAAAGGAAAAATGGGAAAAGGCTGGCCAGGATTTAAGTATGGCCCTTGAAGATGATCACTATCTGGACAGTGTGCTTGAAAAAATTCCCACTGAAGTGACCATTTCCAGCGGCAGCAGGCCCGAAGACAACCAGGTCCGCATAGACAATGAAACATCCAGCTTTTTTACGATTATTGAAGTTTTAACGTATGATTTTCCAGGGCTCCTGTTTGCCATTACCAATACTTTATACCGGAACGGTATCAATGTTAACGTTGCCATGGTCGCCACCAAGGTGGACCAGGTGATTGACGTATTTTACGTCCGGAATATCGAAGGAGACCAGAAAATAGAATCCGAAGAAAAATTAAATCAGATAAAAAGTGCTATTATTAACCGTCTTCCACAGATACAGTCAAAGGAGGTCATGAATGAAAAAAATTGA
- a CDS encoding P-II family nitrogen regulator: MKKIEAIIKPFKLDDVKEALSEIGIYGMTVTEVNGYGRQKGHKEIYRGAEYVVDFVPKIKLEIVVTDDRLDETVETIRSATNSGKIGDGKIFVLPVEGAIRVRTGESGDDAI; the protein is encoded by the coding sequence ATGAAAAAAATTGAGGCAATTATTAAACCCTTTAAGCTTGATGATGTCAAAGAGGCTTTGAGCGAAATCGGCATCTACGGCATGACCGTTACAGAAGTTAATGGGTACGGCCGGCAGAAAGGGCACAAAGAGATTTACCGCGGTGCGGAATATGTTGTCGATTTTGTTCCGAAAATAAAACTTGAGATTGTTGTGACCGACGACCGACTTGACGAAACCGTGGAAACTATCCGGTCTGCAACAAACAGCGGTAAAATCGGTGACGGTAAGATTTTTGTACTGCCGGTTGAAGGGGCTATCCGAGTTAGAACCGGTGAAAGCGGAGATGACGCAATTTAA
- the glnA gene encoding type I glutamate--ammonia ligase has translation MTPKEVLAMAKENDVRVVDIRYMDFIGTWQHFSVPVSELTEASFEDGFGFDGSSMRAWQNIDNSDMNVIPEAGTAKIDPFFEVPTLAIIGNIHDPITGESYSRDPRGIAKRAEAYIKSTGIGDTIFVGPEPEFFIFSNIRYSSDPHASFFEIDSREAYWNTGDGSEPNLGYKIRPKHGYFPLPPMDTYQDIRTEMMLTLQDLGIDMECQHHEVATAGQSEIDLRFDSLLNMGDKLAWFKYVLKNVAAKHGHCVTFMPKPLYGDNGTGMHTHMSFWKGGEPTFAGNKYAGLSDNALWAIGGIMKHCKALCAITNPTTNSYKRLVPGFEAPIKMAYSSRNRSAAIRLPMYSGSPKAKRLEFRTPDPSANGYMAFSAIAMAMLDGIQNKIDPGDPMDKNIYDLPAEELAAIPSAPGCLEEALEALKADHEFLLKGDVFTKDVIDYWVDYKMENEVKPVISRPHPHEFYLYFDI, from the coding sequence ATGACACCAAAAGAAGTATTGGCAATGGCAAAAGAAAATGACGTTAGAGTCGTTGATATCCGCTATATGGACTTCATCGGCACCTGGCAGCACTTTAGTGTACCTGTATCAGAACTGACAGAAGCTTCTTTTGAGGATGGTTTTGGATTTGACGGTTCTTCCATGAGAGCATGGCAGAATATCGACAACTCAGACATGAATGTAATCCCTGAAGCAGGTACAGCAAAAATTGATCCGTTCTTTGAAGTGCCGACCCTCGCTATTATTGGTAACATCCATGATCCCATCACCGGCGAATCATACTCCAGAGATCCCCGCGGCATTGCCAAAAGAGCTGAAGCCTATATTAAGAGTACCGGTATTGGCGACACCATTTTTGTAGGTCCCGAGCCCGAGTTCTTTATCTTCTCCAACATCCGTTACTCCTCTGATCCCCATGCTTCCTTCTTTGAAATTGATTCCCGGGAAGCATACTGGAATACCGGTGACGGTTCCGAACCCAACCTGGGTTACAAAATCAGACCCAAACACGGCTACTTTCCCCTGCCGCCCATGGATACTTATCAGGATATCAGAACTGAAATGATGTTGACCCTGCAGGACCTGGGCATTGACATGGAGTGCCAGCATCACGAAGTTGCTACCGCCGGACAGTCTGAGATTGACCTTCGGTTTGACTCCCTGCTGAATATGGGAGATAAACTTGCCTGGTTCAAGTATGTACTGAAAAATGTGGCTGCAAAACACGGACATTGCGTTACCTTTATGCCCAAACCCCTCTATGGCGACAACGGTACCGGCATGCATACCCACATGAGTTTTTGGAAAGGTGGAGAGCCCACCTTTGCAGGCAACAAATATGCCGGTCTGTCCGATAACGCCCTGTGGGCCATCGGTGGCATCATGAAACATTGCAAAGCCCTGTGCGCCATCACCAACCCCACAACCAACTCTTACAAACGTCTTGTTCCCGGTTTTGAAGCACCCATCAAAATGGCTTACTCCAGCCGGAACCGTTCTGCTGCCATTCGTCTGCCCATGTACTCCGGATCACCCAAGGCAAAACGTCTTGAGTTCCGTACTCCGGACCCCAGCGCCAACGGCTACATGGCCTTCTCTGCCATTGCCATGGCTATGCTTGACGGCATCCAGAACAAAATTGATCCGGGTGACCCCATGGATAAAAATATCTATGATCTGCCTGCAGAAGAACTGGCTGCTATTCCGTCCGCACCGGGTTGCCTTGAAGAAGCTTTGGAAGCCCTTAAAGCAGATCATGAATTCCTGCTCAAGGGTGATGTTTTCACCAAGGACGTTATTGACTACTGGGTTGATTACAAAATGGAAAACGAAGTTAAACCGGTTATCAGCCGTCCGCATCCCCATGAGTTCTATCTGTACTTTGATATTTAG